Proteins found in one Primulina eburnea isolate SZY01 chromosome 16, ASM2296580v1, whole genome shotgun sequence genomic segment:
- the LOC140816229 gene encoding uncharacterized protein: MANASTSIPPSTKGRWDHLSTYASRIFLFLIILQVPLFRVQCRSGMCTTPLHVTSSQLVASEVFPLPVIKGLLYPGAIVHGLISNMTVPSWNNLLNFYNLTDIKEASAATDLQRLEVLAGSYFSVAGSLIGVIKPGRMSMFGTLLVVWGLVKEGILGKQASTDPTKAVFVYPTMLIALVCAFLSVKYDLKKAVRSAPTRPVVKPLKSSSKSKLK; this comes from the exons ATGGCGAATgcatcaacttcaattccaccATCGACCAAAGGAAGGTGGGATCACCTATCTACATACGCGTCGCGCATATTTCTCTTCCTCATCATTCTTCAGGTTCCGCTTTTCAG GGTTCAATGTAGATCTGGCATGTGTACAACGCCTCTTCATGTCACATCTTCACAGTTGGTGGCCAGCGAAGTCTTTCCACTTCCAGTGATAAAGGGCCTTCTTTATCCGGGAGCCATTGTACATGGTCTCATCAGTAACATGACTGTGCCAAGCTGGAATAATCTGCTAAACTTCTATAACTTGACTGACATAAAGGAGGCCTCTGCAGCAACTGATCTACAGCGATTGGAG GTTCTTGCGGGAAGTTACTTCAGTGTGGCTGGTTCGCTGATTGGTGTTATAAAACCAGGAAGGATGAGCATGTTTGGAACACTTCTTGTTGTGTGGGGTCTTGTTAAGGAAGGGATTCTTGGAAAGCAAGCAAGCACGGATCCAACAAAGGCTGTATTTGTGTACCCAACAATGTTAATAGCTTTGGTTTGTGCTTTCTTGTCTGTCAAATATGATTTGAAGAAGGCAGTGAGAAGTGCCCCAACTCGACCTGTTGTTAAGCCTCTGAAGAGCTCTTCAAAATCCAAATTGAAATGA
- the LOC140816875 gene encoding protein PEROXIN-4, translating into MQASRARLFKEYKEVQREKVADPDIQLVCDDTNIFRWTALIKGPSETPYEGGVFQLAFSVPEQYPLQPPQVRFLTKIFHPNVHFKTGEICLDILKNAWSPAWTLQSVCRAIIALMAHPEPDSPLNCDSGNLLRSGDIRGFQSMARMYTRLAAIPKKG; encoded by the exons ATGCAG GCATCAAGGGCTAGGCTTTTTAAGGAGTATAAAGAAGTTCAGAGAGAGAAAGTAGCCGATCCTGACATACAACTTGTTTGTGATGATACAAATATATTTAGGTGGACAGCTCTCATAAAG GGGCCCTCCGAGACACCATATGAAGGGGGAGTTTTCCAGCTTGCTTTTTCTGTCCCAGAGCAGTATCCCTTGCAGCCTCCTCAAGTGCGGTTCTTGACAAAAATATTTCATCCGAACGTACACTTCAAG ACGGGTGAGATTTGCCTCGACATTTTGAAAAATGCTTGGAGTCCGGCCTGGACGCTGCAGTCTGTTTGTAGGGCTATAATTGCCCTGATGGCTCATCCAGAACCTGATAGCCCACTAAACTGTGATTCAG GCAATCTCCTGCGCTCCGGCGACATCAGAGGATTCCAGTCCATGGCCAGGATGTATACTAGACTTGCAGCCATTCCCAAGAAAGGATAA
- the LOC140816673 gene encoding GTP-binding protein At2g22870-like → MFLSHRLPRIHLISHFTCPKPKRLLLITSTIVSKPIPASISHFSATIATPSKPQETAPLPLETLFVPPDTDVSSLEISSLGARILKGSNIVLSKYAAGDGTEVVNSEFVKSSVTTEDCPSDGIPEFALVGRSNVGKSSLLNSLVRRKRLALTSKKPGKTQCINHFRINDSWYLVDLPGYGYAAAPHEIRTDWAKFTKDYFLNRPTLVSVFLLIDASIPAKKIDLDYASWLGQNQIPMTLIFTKCDKRKKKRNGGRRPEENIQEFQELIRNFFQTAPPWIMTSSVTNQGREEILLHMSQLRNYWLKH, encoded by the exons ATGTTTCTGAGCCATCGACTTCCAAGAATTCACCTCATTTCTCATTTCACTTGTCCCAAACCCAAAAGGCTTCTGCTAATCACCTCAACCATCGTATCCAAACCCATACCTGCTTCCATCTCCCACTTCTCCGCGACAATCGCTACCCCGTCAAAGCCCCAAGAAACTGCACCGCTTCCTCTCGAAACTCTCTTTGTGCCGCCGGATACAGACGTTTCGTCTCTAGAAATCTCGAGCTTAGGCGCGAGAATCTTGAAGGGCTCGAATATCGTGCTGAGTAAGTATGCTGCAGGCGATGgtactgaagttgtaaattcGGAGTTTGTGAAGAGCAGTGTAACAACTGAGGACTGTCCTTCAGATGGGATACCGGAATTCGCGCTCGTGGGCAGGTCTAATGTGGGGAAATCTTCGCTTCTTAACTCGCTCGTTAGGCGGAAGCGGCTCGCGCTCACTTCCAAGAAGCCTG GAAAGACACAATGCATCAACCATTTTCGCATTAATGATAGCTGGTACCTCGTCGATTTACCAGGCTATGG GTATGCAGCCGCTCCACATGAGATTCGAACAGACTGGGCCAAATTCACCAAGGATTACTTCCTCAACCGGCCTACACTTGTCTCTGTTTTCCTTCTTATTGATGCCAGCATTCCCGCAAAAAAGATTGATCTTGATTATGCTAGTTGGTTGGGACAAAATCAG ATTCCGATGACTTTAATATTCACGAAATGTGACAAACGAAAAAAGAAAAGGAATGGAGGGAGACGACCTGAAGAAAATATCCAAGAGTTTCAGGAGCTGATACGCAACTTTTTCCAGACAGCACCACCTTGGATCATGACCAGTAGTGTCACAAACCAAGGAAGAGAGGAGATACTTTTGCACATGTCTCAGTTAAGAAACTACTGGCTCAAGCATTAG
- the LOC140816162 gene encoding TOM1-like protein 9, translating to MVNLMVERATSNMLIGPDWAMNIEICDICNHDPVQAKDVVRGIKKRLGSKNPKVQLLALTLLETIVKNCGDIVHMHVADKDLPREMVKIVKKKPDFHVKEKILILIDTWQEAFGGSRARYPQYFVAYQDLLRLGAVFPQRSESSVPIFTPAQTQPLTSFPQNLRDPESRPDAAESSAEAEFPTLSVTELQNARGVMDVLSEMLNALNPSDKEELRHDVIVDLVAQCRTYKQRVVHLVNSTSDESLLCQGLALNDSLQRVLAKHESMSSGATSGESDKPKPEPAQALVKVDAPLIDTSIAKQSENGSTSGVIIPTPPETNAQLTTPTKAGPIIDLLSGDTLALVPVAEPQPASPVASQQNALALVDMFSPSNNNQSSNPIGQGYSSSRQFPQNVQTPQPLLNSNGSVSGPELPRYGQPLYPQGSSSMWNGQMTQQQQPPSPIYGPQDSGALPPPPWEAQLDNTQQPISHPPQQMHVAHSLPSPSGTYHQGSQTLANNQSFSTYAQPISSGHHTLVNNQVLQSNQMTTGLYPQPFLNPQAMGMFPQPVQSVPMVYMYPQQAYGYQIAGYGYGYGQGEQQNTQFIDQKISISSRDHSSLRNSSNVVSSSSYAPSLKPSKPEDKLFGDLVDISKFKREKTMPDRAGSMR from the exons ATGGTGAATTTGATGGTGGAAAGAGCTACCAGCAATATGCTGATCGGTCCTGATTGGGCAATGAATATCGAGATCTGCGACATCTGCAATCACGACCCTGT ACAAGCAAAAGATGTTGTAAGAGGTATAAAGAAACGTCTTGGCAGCAAAAATCCAAAAGTCCAGCTTCTTGCGTTAACT CTATTAGAGACCATTGTGAAGAATTGTGGGGATATTGTGCATATGCATGTTGCTGATAAAGATTTACCTCGTGAGATGGTGAAAATTGTTAAAAAGAAG CCTGACTTTCATGTGAAAGAgaagattttaattttgatagatACATGGCAAGAAGCTTTTGGAGGGTCAAGGGCAAGATATCCCCAATACTTTGTGGCATACCAGGATTTATTA CGACTTGGGGCAGTTTTCCCTCAGAGATCCGAGAGTTCAGTACCTATTTTTACACCAGCACAAACACAGCCATTAACATCTTTTCCACAAAATCTTCGTGATCCTGAGTCAAGACCGGATGCGGCTGAATCTTCTGCAGAAGCTGAATTTCCAACATTGAG CGTGACAGAACTTCAAAATGCACGAGGTGTCATGGATGTCCTCTCGGAAATGCTGAATGCCTTAAATCCTAGTGATAAAGAG GAACTCAGGCACGATGTTATTGTTGACCTGGTGGCGCAGTGCCGTACTTATAAGCAAAGAGTTGTGCATCTAGTTAACTCAACTTC GGATGAATCATTGTTATGCCAAGGACTAGCGCTGAATGATAGCTTGCAACGTGTTTTGGCTAAGCATGAGTCAATGTCCTCTGGAGCCACCTCTGGTGAATCAGATAAGCCAAAACCCGAGCCAGCCCAAGCCTTGGTAAAAGTTGATGCTCCTCTTATTGACACTAGCATTGCCAAACAATCAGAAAACGG ATCCACATCAGGTGTTATCATACCAACACCTCCAGAAACTAATGCTCAATTAACGACGCCAACAAAAGCTGGTCCTATTATAGATCTTCTGAGTGGAGACACACTGGCCCTTGTGCCTGTCGCAGAACCTCAGCCAGCGAGCCCTGTTGCATCTCAGCAGAACGCTCTAGCTCTTGTTGACATGTTTTCACCAAGCAATAACAATCAATCTTCCAACCCCATTGGACAAGGATATTCATCATCACGTCAATTTCCACAAAATGTTCAAACTCCACAGCCTTTGTTAAACTCAAACGGAAGTGTGTCTGGCCCTGAATTACCCCGATATGGACAGCCCCTTTACCCTCAGGGCTCTTCTTCTATGTGGAATGGTCAGATGACCCAACAACAGCAGCCACCTTCACCAATTTACG GTCCTCAAGACAGTGGTGCGCTTCCTCCTCCACCATGGGAAGCTCAACTGGACAACACTCAACAACCCATAAGTCATCCCCCTCAACAAATGCATGTTGCACATTCCCTACCATCACCCAGTGGCACATATCATCAAGGATCGCAAACTTTGGCAAATAACCAATCATTCAGCACATACGCTCAACCAATCTCAAGTGGCCATCATACCCTCGTAAACAATCAAGTTCTGCAGAGCAATCAAATGACCACTGGCTTGTATCCACAACCTTTTTTAAATCCACAGGCTATGGGTATGTTTCCTCAGCCAGTACAATCTGTTCCAATGGTTTATATGTATCCTCAACAGGCGTACGGGTATCAAATTGCTGGCTATGGCTATGGCTATGGCCAAGGTGAACAACAGAACACTCAATTTATTGATCAAAAGATTTCCATATCATCGAGGGACCACAGCTCCCTGAGGAATTCTTCTAATGTGGTTTCCAGTTCCTCATACGCACCGTCCCTGAAACCCTCCAAGCCAGAGGACAAGCTATTTGGAGACCTTGTTGATATTTCTAAATTCAAACGGGAAAAAACCATGCCTGATAGAGCTGGGAGTATGCGATAA
- the LOC140816973 gene encoding LOW QUALITY PROTEIN: ammonium transporter 2 member 5-like (The sequence of the model RefSeq protein was modified relative to this genomic sequence to represent the inferred CDS: deleted 1 base in 1 codon), with product MSSPLLPANLIPDEANPPWMNKGDNAWQLTAATLVGLQSVPGLIILYGGAVKKKWAVNSAFMALYAFACVLLCWVCWGYRLSFGDKLIPIWGKIDVTLSQHYLLGQAFSGKFPNATMVYFQFVFAAITLILIAGAVLGRMNFYAWMLFVPLWLTFSYTIGAYTIWSLDGWLAVAGMIDYSGGYVIHLSSGVAGFTAAYWVGPRLTKDRERFPPNNILLMLAGAGLLWMGWTGFNGGDPYAASIDASLAVVNTHISAATSLLTWLMLDIVFFGKASVIGAVQGMITGLVCITPAAGVVHGWAAIIMGICSGSIPWFTMMVVHKKSVLLQKVDDTMAVFHTHAVAGCLGGMLTGLFADPKLCNLFYTKYAKYVGLFYGFHNGDYHNGFRQVGLQLVGVVFVVGVNIVTTSLICLVVRLIVPLRMSEEDMEIGDEAAHGEEAYAIWGQGDRNENSRFSTYNDVEIGPSKARGQVEMT from the exons atGTCTTCACCGCTTCTTCCTGCTAACTTAATCCCCGACGAGGCGAATCCGCCATGGATGAACAAAGGGGACAACGCGTGGCAGCTCACAGCCGCGACCCTAGTAGGGCTACAAAGTGTGCCGGGGCTTATAATCTTGTATGGTGGTGCTGTCAAGAAAAAATGGGCTGTGAACTCGGCTTTCATGGCTTTATATGCATTTGCTTGCGTTCTACTTTGTTGGGTTTGCTGGGGATACCGGCTTTCCTTCGGGGACAAGTTGATCCCTATCTGGGGTAAGATCGACGTGACCTTGTCTCAGCATTATCTTCTTGGACAGGCGTTTAGTGGGAAGTTCCCCAACGCCACCATGGTGTATTTTCAGTTCGTTTTCGCGGCTATAACGTTGATTCTGATAGCTGGTGCTGTGTTGGGGAGGATGAACTTTTACGCGTGGATGCTGTTCGTTCCTCTATGGCTAACGTTTTCTTACACGATTGGGGCGTATACGATTTGGTCTCTCGATGGTTGGCTGGCTGTTGCTGGGATGATAGATTACTCGGGTGGTTATGTTATTCATCTGTCTTCTGGTGTTGCTGGTTTCACTGCTGCATATTGG GTGGGTCCTCGTTTAACGAAAGACAGAGAAAGATTTCCTCCTAACAACATCCTCCTGATGCTAGCTGGAGCAGGCCTACTGTGGATGGGGTGGACAGGTTTCAACGGGGGAGACCCTTATGCGGCTAGCATTGATGCCTCCTTGGCTGTTGTCAACACTCATATATCTGCTGCAACTAGTCTGCTGACTTGGCTCATGCTCGACATCGTATTCTTCGGCAAAGCATCCGTCATCGGTGCAGTTCAAGGCATGATCACTGGCTTGGTTTGCATCACCCCGGCTGCAG GAGTTGTGCATGGATGGGCGGCTATAATAATGGGAATATGCTCGGGCTCGATCCCTTGGTTCACCATGATGGTGGTTCACAAGAAATCCGTGCTCCTCCAGAAAGTCGACGACACCATGGCTGTGTTTCACACGCACGCGGTTGCGGGGTGTCTAGGAGGGATGCTTACC GGACTTTTCGCCGACCCAAAACTATGCAATTTGTTCTATACAAAGTATGCCAAATATGTAGGCTTGTTCTATGGCTTTCACAATGGAGACTACCACAACGGATTTAGACAGGTTGGACTTCAACTTGTCGGCGTGGTTTTCGTGGTCGGGGTTAATATCGTGACGACAAGCTTGATATGCTTGGTTGTGCGACTTATCGTGCCTTTGAGAATGAGCGAGGAGGACATGGAGATCGGGGACGAGGCTGCTCACGGTGAAGAGGCGTATGCCATATGGGGGCAGGGGGATAGGAATGAGAATTCACGATTTTCGACATATAACGACGTTGAAATCGGCCCGTCTAAGGCTAGAGGTCAGGTTGAGATGACTTGA